In Colletotrichum destructivum chromosome 1, complete sequence, the sequence CCCCGCGATTTTCCAACAGAGCCGCCCAAGTCGTGAGCCGTCATACCAGGACCCGGTGACGACTACACGGTTCGACAATTTGGACAGCAATATACCTTACGCATAGTCTTGTCCTGTTTTCGAAGCCGCCCCCCGCTCCGGCTTGCTTTGTCTCGACCTGCGGCTGCCCACGCCACGTCCACCCTCCACTCTCTGGAATTTCCGCTGCTCCTGGACCCAAAACCACAACAACCCACCACCGACTGCAACTCACGTTAGGGATTcccaccgtcttcttcctttctctcttgTCGAGTCGCTTCCACCCTGCTCTCGCAGCTTCATGTTGCAGCGCCCAACCCCACGCACAGTGAATATACCTGTTGCATAGGCGCTCGGGTCCTTTCGTCGACTCCACGTAATCCCAGCTACGAAAAACACGAGACGAGACCGCCGAACCACCTGGCTTTCCTTGTCACGCTtccctcaacaccaccgcTCAACCACACGCACACGTTTCATTCCTGTTGGAACAGGAACTTCGCGCTACATCGCAACCTCGTTCGCCATTCCGCCGCCACGCTCTCGAGACACTCGCCTACCCTTTGATGCTTGTCGTCGCAAGTCGCTAGGCACATTGTAGGCagtcgacggcctcgtgcCTCTTGTTGGAAATAACAAATACCTGGTGCCGACCTCTCCGATTGTTACGGACTTTGTCAACAAGCGAACGCACCTTAGTCCTCACGCACTTCCCATTCGAAAGCGGCCCTTGCCTAGGCAGCCGCCCAACGGTTTCAGGCCCATTTCCGATCGAAGCTGTCGGCTTTGGAAGACGTGCTGTAGTGGACTTGTGTAAACCCTGTGGAAAGCGGCCATGGCCGCGAACATGCAGCACATGGCGGGAGCGGCGGGTatgatgcagcagcagcagcagcagcagcagcagcccccGCGCCCCCGGCCCACCCAGGTTCAGTTGAACCAGTTTCTTTACCAGACCATGCTCGCCCAGCAACAGCCACATACAGGCTGGCAAGCCGGTGTCGCCATCCAAGAGCGCATGATCAAATGCCACAACCTGTATGTCTTGCCTCGTCTACCGCGAACCAGACTTTCGTAGTATCTGACCAGCTCTTCTCTAGGATCACCAACATTGGTCTCGCTGTGACTAACATCGATTTCATGAAAGCGGCAGAAGTTGGCGTCAACTTCGAGCGCGAGGCGTTTAACAAATCGCAAGACAAGGTAAGGTTTCGAGTCGAGCCACCCATCACATTCTGATCTTGTGGGGGGCTTTTCGTCGTAAGCATGAATCTAACCGGAGATACAGGCTCAATACGAGGCGCAAATGAGCAACAAAACGAACGAGTTCTTCAGACGGCGACAGGCGAACGAGCAAAACCTTAGCAACAACCTCCAGGTACAGGCCGCCGCTCAggctcagcagcagctcatGATGAACCAGAATGCCGCGATGCAGAATCAGATGGGGCGGGGAATGGGTCAGAACCAGCAGCAAGGGTTCCAGCACCTGCAGCACCAGATGCAAGCGTCTCAAATCTCCCAACAGGGTCAGATGGGCGTCAATATGGGCAACCAGGGCGGTCAACCGATCGGGCCTAACCAGCAAATGTTCCAGATGCCCGGTGGACAGGGTAGGCCTCAGAACGCAATGCCCACCGACGCGTCAAGCCTCACGCCGCACGACCAGCAAAAAGTCTTGGAGCTCGCTCACAAGATGGCTGCTGCCTGCCCCGAGCCTCAAAAGAACCATTACCGTAGCATTGTGCAGACTCGGTTTACTCAGAGGGCACAGGAATACACGGCGCAGGGCAAGGATCCGGTTCTCATCTGGTTTCAACACCAGGCTTTCCAAGGTCTCTCGAAAAACGCGGCCTTGGCAAGACAGCGGCAACAGCAGGGGGGCATGCCTCCCAACATGAACCAGGCTCAAGCCCAGGCTCTCAtgcaagctggccgaggacagATGAACCCCGCCATGATGAACGCCGCAGGCATGCAGTCTGCCAATGGCGACTTTGGTCAATTTAACACGATGGAAAACATCATGAACCAACAAAAGGCGGGCATCCTAGCCCAGGAGCAGGGACAAATGGTCGTTCCCGCCAGCAGCGGCCCGGCTCGTAACGCGACTCCACAGCCCATCGCTGGCGCACAAGGTCAAGGGATGGCCAATCAGACCGGGTCAAACCAGACGCCTCGCCCTAACCAGGCTCAACAGCAACTCAGTATGCAGCAGGCGCAACAGTTGAAGatggagcagcagcaatcGCAACAAGCGGCGCAGATGCGCGCTCAGCAACAGGCCAGACAGCTGCAGGGCCAACCGAACGGTCTTGGCGGCGCCCCTACTTCCCAGAGCCCAGGAATGAACACCCTGAACACTCCAATGCGCCGACCCCCGAGTGCCATGAACCCCAtggaaggccaaggcgggGCACAGGCCAACGGCCCCTTTGCCGGCACCCTCGACCCTCGTTTTAACCAAGGGAACCAAAGACCAATGTCTACTGGCGGCAATATGAACCTGAACAACAACCCCGTTTTCCACAGCATGATGGCGAGCATGAACTCCGAGCAAAGGCAGGCGGTCCACGGACTGCCACCCGACAAGCTCCACGAGGTCATGACCAAATggcaggagcagcagcgtAAGATGCAGATGAACGCCATGGCGCAGGCCGGAAACACACCAGGCCAGATGCAAGGCAGACCGGGACAGATGGGCCAGTTCAACATGCCTAACGGCAACCAGTTCATGCCCAACGGCATGATGCCACAACAACCGCAGTCGGGAACCCCAAATAACCAGCAGCAGGTTATTgcgcagcaacagcagaTGCTGGCTAGGTTGAGAAACCAGGGCACTCCCGTGGCACCTGCTCACCAGGTCATGATGGACAGCATGGACCTCCCTCCGCCAGTTCTCCAGCAGGTTGGAAACCAACTCCGTGCCCCCGCCGAGGTTCGCAAGTGGAAGGACCTTCGGCAGTGGCTTGCGCAGAATCCCGTCCAGCCCCAGCTACAACAGCACCTCGAGAGGATCCAGAGGTCTCAGTTCGCGACATATATGCAAAGGCAAATGGAGAAGCGCAACCGGGAacagcaggcggcggcggcggcggcgggacaacaacagcagcagcagcagcagcaacaacaacaacagcagcagcagcagcagcagcaacaacagcagcagcagcagcaacagcagcaacagcagcagtctCAACCGctgcaacagcaacagcaacaactcgggtcgcagcagcagcagcagcagcagcagcagcaaccgcCGCAGTTGCAGCAGAATGGTATGCCGGCGGGCATGGTGATGCCGAACCAACCAGGCATGCCCCCCAACATACCGGTAATTCCCGCTCACATGATTCAAGTCACGCCCAACGACATCTTGAACGCTCGCAAAGCAAACCCCAAGATTGCGAGCCTCACAGACGATCAGTTGAGACAGTTCATTATTCAGATCAAGCAACGGCAGATGGGTGCCGCTATGCAGAAGGAAATTGCCATGCGTCAAGCTCAAGCGCAGGTGAACATGGGGCCTGGGGCACAAAACGTCCCGATGCCCACGCCTCAGGCGCCACATATGCCCCAGCtggctcctccgccgccatcaaACGTCGCCCCCACGCCTGTCCAACCCGTACAACCAGCCCCGCCGAAGCAGCAGAGTGCCACTCCTGACCCGAAGGCTGCTGCTCACGCCGCCCCACCGAAGAACAACCAACGCTCCGCCCCGAACAACAACCAATCACAGCCTCCCAACCCATCTCCGGCATCCCAGCAGAAGAACCTCAAGCGTCCGAGCACCGACGAGCCCGTTGACGTGCCTCAGACGGCTACTCAGCAACCTCAGAGGCCTGCAGCTGCCCCCGGGCAGATGCGTCCCCTTCCGAACCTCACACCTGAGCAGATAGCGAGCATGACGCCCGAGCAGAAGGCCAAGTACGAAGCCATGAAGAGTCGCCAACAGGCCATGCAGGCAGCGAGCTCAGGTCCAACCGAGAACGACTTTGACAAGCTCAGACGCATCGGCCAGGAAGAGCAGAGGCTGATGATGACGGAACATATGCCCGACATCCCCATGTCACCGGAGCAGCGCCAAGAGACATGCGCCAAACTGATGAAGATCGTAGTGGACATGGGAAAGATTGGAAAGGCGCTCGGCCGGTGGTACGCCGCAACTcgcgacgacgggcgcgCCAAGAGCTACTTCCGAGCTGTGAGTATTCATGTAACCCCGACTCCTCAGCTTTGTGCTAACCTTTCACAGCGACTTCGCATGATCAGACAATTTACCGATGGCGAGGTCATGACTAACCCCAAGCCCGTCTTCAGCGTGAGGCCTGCCGAAATCGATGAGGTCCGTTGGCTGCTCGAGACCATGGCGCGCGATTGCGCCAATCTCGGCAAGAAGGCCGCGATTGCGCCTCAGCAAGGTCAACCCCCGGCGCCGAACCAAGCGGGAGCTGGTTCTGCCCAAGGCGGCCCGCCCCTTCCTCTGAGCATGGCCAACATGGCCAATTTGGAAAAGCAGACGCAGAACCTCAACAACAAGATGCATAACCGGTCCAACAGTAAGAGCGGCCCCCCAGCTGCGCCGACGACAACTCagcccccctttcccttcgGCGCGAGCTCCCCGCACGGCGAATCCATCCACTTTTCCAAGCCCAAGGTCACCAAGGACAACCTGCAGCTTCCGGCGcggaagaaggccaagactGGCACGCAGCCGACTCCGCC encodes:
- a CDS encoding Putative gal11, coactivator domain-containing protein, with amino-acid sequence MAANMQHMAGAAGMMQQQQQQQQQPPRPRPTQVQLNQFLYQTMLAQQQPHTGWQAGVAIQERMIKCHNLITNIGLAVTNIDFMKAAEVGVNFEREAFNKSQDKAQYEAQMSNKTNEFFRRRQANEQNLSNNLQVQAAAQAQQQLMMNQNAAMQNQMGRGMGQNQQQGFQHLQHQMQASQISQQGQMGVNMGNQGGQPIGPNQQMFQMPGGQGRPQNAMPTDASSLTPHDQQKVLELAHKMAAACPEPQKNHYRSIVQTRFTQRAQEYTAQGKDPVLIWFQHQAFQGLSKNAALARQRQQQGGMPPNMNQAQAQALMQAGRGQMNPAMMNAAGMQSANGDFGQFNTMENIMNQQKAGILAQEQGQMVVPASSGPARNATPQPIAGAQGQGMANQTGSNQTPRPNQAQQQLSMQQAQQLKMEQQQSQQAAQMRAQQQARQLQGQPNGLGGAPTSQSPGMNTLNTPMRRPPSAMNPMEGQGGAQANGPFAGTLDPRFNQGNQRPMSTGGNMNLNNNPVFHSMMASMNSEQRQAVHGLPPDKLHEVMTKWQEQQRKMQMNAMAQAGNTPGQMQGRPGQMGQFNMPNGNQFMPNGMMPQQPQSGTPNNQQQVIAQQQQMLARLRNQGTPVAPAHQVMMDSMDLPPPVLQQVGNQLRAPAEVRKWKDLRQWLAQNPVQPQLQQHLERIQRSQFATYMQRQMEKRNREQQAAAAAAGQQQQQQQQQQQQQQQQQQQQQQQQQQQQQQQQQSQPLQQQQQQLGSQQQQQQQQQQPPQLQQNGMPAGMVMPNQPGMPPNIPVIPAHMIQVTPNDILNARKANPKIASLTDDQLRQFIIQIKQRQMGAAMQKEIAMRQAQAQVNMGPGAQNVPMPTPQAPHMPQLAPPPPSNVAPTPVQPVQPAPPKQQSATPDPKAAAHAAPPKNNQRSAPNNNQSQPPNPSPASQQKNLKRPSTDEPVDVPQTATQQPQRPAAAPGQMRPLPNLTPEQIASMTPEQKAKYEAMKSRQQAMQAASSGPTENDFDKLRRIGQEEQRLMMTEHMPDIPMSPEQRQETCAKLMKIVVDMGKIGKALGRWYAATRDDGRAKSYFRARLRMIRQFTDGEVMTNPKPVFSVRPAEIDEVRWLLETMARDCANLGKKAAIAPQQGQPPAPNQAGAGSAQGGPPLPLSMANMANLEKQTQNLNNKMHNRSNSKSGPPAAPTTTQPPFPFGASSPHGESIHFSKPKVTKDNLQLPARKKAKTGTQPTPPQQPNQATPSPQISKSGSPELKRQPMPEPKAPPKPMFLCPEADCEMATTGFPSDQARQAHILEEHVKPLEDPMKYMRESLAQSLGLDTNGQVKVEPQMAQPMGQNASKQGQTPASNGGATPMSRDASMQRTGSKMGGKTQDNQAAAGKTESTPKMENKQPEMAAPAAPMEVWATTIDPQSLFNNLGKFEFGANGVISDMSVYRSLTPNDTPESSKDSGSSEPNSDISEGVHLDIDVNWQPVDVDLLLDMNSINMEGMEGLQDVGTEFDGMMMLEDAMPMEQFTNWDEVTNDFNKPFQFDNSMYSLDVSSSAQEQNSM